A segment of the Gossypium hirsutum isolate 1008001.06 chromosome D10, Gossypium_hirsutum_v2.1, whole genome shotgun sequence genome:
ataataattaataactagAGCGGAGCACAAACGAATCGATATCAGATTGAACCCAAGTCAAATATACATATGACCGAGGCATCTCGTTGTTGTTGACAATGATCTATGACGGAGGGAAGAAACGATTGAGATTGAAAGGGAGTGAATAAAACTCTTCACTCCGGCCATCTCCTTTGAACGTACGGAAATTAGCCCACCATGGCATTCCTCTATCTCGAGCACTATCTTTGTAGTCAAGTGTGTTGTCTAGGAGTACGGCAACAATCAATGCAACAGTTGGAGATGAAAAGAAGATGGTATTAAGGAAATCATTGAACTGCATGTCAAAAAAATAGTACATGTCAATGCTATGTTTGATTAGCAGAAAAGTTGAATACGAAAAGTTGGCATGGGGGACATTTAACTAACCCATACAGCCCTGGTATGAGCAGGACCATGAAGTGCCTTGGCAGTGTATTCTCTATAGTACTCGGGAACCGACAAGCCTAAGAACATTGCAACACCTATGATGAATAGGTTTCTCATGGAGTTCATGTTTGTAAATTGCATGAATGACAGCCCCACAGAAGCTGAAAGCAAGTAGAGCTATGGTTAGAAGCAAAGTAACATATAGCAATGGGGACATACAAGAATGTTACTCACCAACAATACCAAACAAAACACAATACACAGCAGCAAATATGGTGAACGGTATTGATGCGAACAACGCTCCAAATTTTCCTGCAGAAAAGTAAAGAAATCAACTCTTAAGGCACAAATACTGAAAGACTAATCTGTTTAATATATTGTCACTCACCTAATATCGAAAAGAATATCATAAAGCCAGCTGAGATTTGAATGACCCTGCGGCTTCCAACACGAGTGCTTCCAAGAAGCCCCACATTTTCCCTGTTGTTTTACCAGGAATTAGTATAGTATAGTGGCAAAAAAAAGGATCATTTCCAGAACAATAAGCAACAATACTTACACAGAGACAGTTGAACCAGTCAGTGTTCCAAATAATCCATCCAAAAGGATTCCGATGCCTTGCCAACCAATACCACGGCTAAGAATATGAGCTGGAGGTGGTGTGGCACTCGCTAGGCGTGCAGCAGCCTTGTAAGAACCTGTTGACTGCCAAAGCAAACATTTTTAGCTTTGAATCACTAAGTAATATATGTCTATTCAATTTATGAGTCAGAAATGGTTTAGGGACTCAACGTGTGAGACCCGTGTATCTGtgctcttctcttctttttttttctttaaacaaaAAAAGAATTATGACATTTCATTTGAGTACCTCAATCAATGAGACTAAAACAGCAGCCATCATTCCAAAAGCATGACCAGCATCAAATGTAGGAGCACCCCATTGAAGAGGATAAGGAATCTTTATCCTGTATGAAAAATTTTCGGTCAGAATTCCAGTGATTCAATCAGCAAATCTAGTGGGGGAACAGCTTTAGTACCATGGGGCAGAAGAAATAAGGTTGGCCTTGTCAGTTCTGCAATTTAATTGTGTTAACTCGGGACGATGTTTGTATGCACCACTCTTTGTCAAGAGATGTGCATATGCCCAAATTACCGTGATCGATATAATGAGGGCAAACCGCTCCAGTATCGGCAGTTGCTTTGTGAGGAAATTCTTCAAGTACTGTTTTTGACAGAAAAGATAGAATCATACATATGatttcatatagcaaatggaaCTTGTAACTGGGAGAAATAGTAGTACCTGAGAGAAGGCTATAAATAGAAAAAGCATTGGGATCCCAATTTCGACGCAGCGACCGACCTGATAGTGAGTTGATAACAAGCTAAGACGAAAACTTTTCATATAAGAATTCAAAATAGCTCAAAAGTTTCTATATTTTACCACAGGGAAGCCTTTGTCAAACAAACCAAAGCCGACTAGTGCAATAACCGGAATCATTCCAAGGGGGCTAAAGAACCTAAAAACGGGGCAAAAACCATTCTCAACTTGTGTTTCTCTAGGATTTTGATATAGAAACTTCATTTAAGATCAAAGTTGAACCTGGTGCAAATGGCCCACATCTGACTATACCCCAAGATAATTTGTATGCTTGATGCTACTATTAGTGCACCTTGGACAGCTCTCATAGTATATAGAAATCTCTGCATACACATAAAAAAGGACATCATCTCATGTCCTAAAGGAAAAATTATGCCTTTACACAAAGTTCATAGAATTGTACTAACCATATGGTTATCCTCAATGCTTAGCAAAGTAGTATCATGGATTATTGATATAATGGGAACCATGAAGGCATAAGACCCTCCAATAACAGTAGGTAATCGAGTTCCAAATAGtgtttgtaaaagtgtattaATCCCTTCAACAAATAACAGTGTCTGCACCACTCTAACTTTATCATCCTAAAAACCATCATTAAAAGAA
Coding sequences within it:
- the LOC107913164 gene encoding nucleobase-ascorbate transporter 2 gives rise to the protein MAEPKPEEISHPPMDQLQGLEYCIDSNPSWGEAIALGFQHYILALGTAVMIPSFLVPLMGGTDDDKVRVVQTLLFVEGINTLLQTLFGTRLPTVIGGSYAFMVPIISIIHDTTLLSIEDNHMRFLYTMRAVQGALIVASSIQIILGYSQMWAICTRFFSPLGMIPVIALVGFGLFDKGFPVVGRCVEIGIPMLFLFIAFSQYLKNFLTKQLPILERFALIISITVIWAYAHLLTKSGAYKHRPELTQLNCRTDKANLISSAPWIKIPYPLQWGAPTFDAGHAFGMMAAVLVSLIESTGSYKAAARLASATPPPAHILSRGIGWQGIGILLDGLFGTLTGSTVSVENVGLLGSTRVGSRRVIQISAGFMIFFSILGKFGALFASIPFTIFAAVYCVLFGIVASVGLSFMQFTNMNSMRNLFIIGVAMFLGLSVPEYYREYTAKALHGPAHTRAVWFNDFLNTIFFSSPTVALIVAVLLDNTLDYKDSARDRGMPWWANFRTFKGDGRSEEFYSLPFNLNRFFPPS